From Clarias gariepinus isolate MV-2021 ecotype Netherlands chromosome 1, CGAR_prim_01v2, whole genome shotgun sequence:
GCAAGAGCACAGCAGGTCCTCAATCtagtacattttattattaacatatgAAAGTAGTTCGAGTTAATGTAGCAGTAAGAAGAACATTGAGATGTAACCTGTTTTTTTGCTTTCCATTCCAGTGCAAGATTGTAATGGCATTTTCAGTACATTGAATACTTGAGGTGGTTTTTGTAGGTAACTTAGTAGCTGGATATGGGTGGTGTTACCTGTCCATGGGTTCAGAACACTTTAATATGGGTGCATTCATTGTCTTTTTGCATATTAATATTGTGCTGCTCTTTTTCGATTACAAacattttaggtttttttttatcatttcttattttaaaaacgtGTACCAGGCGACACAGTagtgtagtggtaagcactgtggcctcgcacctccggggttcgattcccagctcaaagtttgcatgttttccgccatgcttggttggtttcctccaacagtccaaagacatgctaactgacgtccccaaattgcccatagtgtgtgattgattgtgtgtgtgcgcgccctgTGATTGACTGGAGTCCTCAATTTCTTTTTGGTTAGTCTCCATGCTTCCCTGTATATGAAACcagtataaaagatgaattGTAAAATGTATGTATGATGCGTACCATGGTAGTATATTTACCTTTTAACGACAATAAGGTTGTGAATtatatgtttattcatttattgccAAGTTTTGACATGGTATTGCTCAACTGACAACATTTCTAACATACATAAGATTAATATAAGATCATTGTTCACACTTTGCAGGGCTGTGGGGACTTTTGCTCGTGCTTTAGACTGCAGCAGCTCCATCCGCCAGCCAAGTCTGCACATGAGTGCAGCAGCAGCATCCAGAGACATCACTCTGGTGAGAGGACgtgcatgcatgcacatacGCATAAACATGCGCACGACAGTGCTGTAGACACACGTCCACCatacagttttattttagtctTGTGTGTACTTCTGGTTCACTCAGAATGCAAGtcattttttcatttcccaGTTCCATGCCATGGACACGCTGCAGAAGAACGGTTATGACTTGGCCAAGGCTATGTCCACACTGGTGCCCCAGGGTGGCCCTGTGCTCTGCCGCGATGAGATGGAAGAGTGGAGTGCCTCGGAAGCCATGCTGTTTGAGGAAGCACTGGAGAAATATGGCAAGGACTTCAATGACATTCGCCAGGACTTTGTAAGTTGACAAGCTCCTTCTTGTTTACCTTGCTCATCTGCACACATGctgtaaatgtatgttttaaagTCTGAAGTTGACACTGTGTTTGAATGATTTTATATCGTTGCCCTTTTattctttggttttgttttccTAGTTGCCTTGGAAGTCTTTAGCCAGCGTTGTTCAATTCTATTACATGTGGAAAACCACAGACCGTTATATTCAGCAGGTGAGCATTGTAATtgtgtgcttttattttttttttgtttttttttcgccaTCTCtctattattcattttgttctgGTTTATATTTCTGAAGTCATTATGGTATATTATGTATTAGCATGCTTAGATTTTTGTTCTTCAATTTCAGAAAAGATTGAAGGCAGCAGAAGCAGACAGTAAACTGAAACAGGTTTACATCCCCACCTAGTGAGTATTTACTgaaataacaatttttttattttttttattttttatgtggcTGCTTAGGTTTTGTGGGTAATAGTTGCAACACTTGTCTTGTCTGTTTAAAACTAGACAGCACATGTTTCCCCGCTCAAAAAATGTATCTAAATAtgctctttatttaaaaatttaattgggaTTTTGTCGTCACCAGCACCAAGCCCAACCCTAACCAGATTATGGCTCCTGGGAACAAACCGGGCATGAACGGTGCTGCAGGCTTTCAAAAAGGCCTGTGCTGTGAGAGTTGCCATAGTGAGTACCAAACTTTGCAGTCACCCatgctcttttttattttaccaataAATAGTTAATAATTTTGAATATATAACCAGAGTTTTTAAATTGCAATAAGAACCATCATGATACTGATGTTTAGGCTTATTACATGCGATCTTGTGTATTTTACTTATGTACAATAAAATTGAATATGTTAAACTTTGCCACTTGCATTGCTGCTGGTTCTGCATGGGCATGCAAACTTGTGTCAAGTATAAACCTGCCTGTATGAGTATTACTTTCATGTCAGAAACTTAGATGGTGCTTTTAATTTGATAAAGTTTACAGATGTGCCtaggttttattattatccaacaatgcattttaaatttgaCATTTCCTCTGGTCTGTTGCAGCTGCCCAGTCACCTCAGTGGTATGCTTGGGGTCCTCCTAACATGCAGTGTCGACTCTGTGCCTCCTGTTGGATTTACTGGAAAAAATATGGTGGGCTGAAGACACCCACTCAGCTAGAGGGCGCTACAAGAGCTGGCTCGGTATGGAGTGTCTACCAATATTACTGCAACTCTATGCACAATCCAATGTTAATCCTTTCCCCAACTAACACTTTTCCTTCTGTGATAGGATGCACCCTCACGTAGTCACATGACTCGTCAGGAAGTGCAGGGCATGTCCCCGTTCACCAATAGTGCTGGTAGAGCCAAGCTTTTGGCCAAAAATCGGCAGACGTTTATTCTGCAGACCACCAAGCTGACCCGTATCGCCCGTCGGGTGTGCCAGGACATCCTGCAGTCACGTCGCGCTGCCCGCCGCCCTTATGCATCGATCAATGCCAATGCTGTCAAAGCAGAGTGTAAGTGTATTGCACTGTAGTAAAATGACTTTTATATAACTTGCAGTGCAACATTTTAACATTCACGTTGGCAGTACTGATGTTAACTGCACACTATTGTTAATTTCTGCCTTTAGGTATGATCAGACTCCCTAAAGTGGCAAAAAGTACTATAAAGAACCGCCCTGTTCCACGACCATCCCTTGTTAACATAGTCAAAGAACtgggtgagttttttttttttttttttttgcattgatatAAACCAGACATCACTGTTAGTGTGATTGATGTACTAACAACCTACGTGTTTCTGGTCTTCAGCTGTCCAGGCTCCCCTTAAACTCAAAGCTCCTAGAGGCGCTCCAACCCCAATCAACCGTAATCAGGCCAACCAACCCCGCAGTGCAACTGCCCTGCTGGGCAAAAGACCCTTCGATAGTGTAagctctcactttctctctctctgtctcttcctccccccattcctctctgtctctttttgtctTATGTCTTTCACGTACTGCTCCGCTTGGCCTGTGACCATGCTCACCCTCTTTCTCTGCAGGGGGGAGGACACTCGTTCTCTACTAATGGGAGACCCTTTGTGAGCGGCATGAGGACGACTGCCCAGTCAGTCATAAAGCGCCAGAGAGTTAGTCAGGCAGATGCCCCAAATCCTGTCGTCTTTGTGGCTACTAAAGAAACCAGGTGtgtttatgcaaaaataaataaataaaacacactcttaggccatgtccacacatagccaagtattttttttaaaacggaAATTTTTATCTGTGGTTTTGGCCTTTCGTTGACATGTAAACGCCGTTTAGGTCGTTAAAAATGGAGCTTTTGGAAAACTCCATCCAaagtgaagatttttttaaaggtttttagtAGTGTTGTGTGGACAGGAAAAAACAGATATTTAGTAACGTCACCTTGTGTGGTAGTCTCCTTGATTTGAAGACAGGTTTGTTTATGAGGATATTTGTGCAATAGTGGACTTGCgtacagtaaactagtgactgtgttaacgttGCTTTCTGGACTTccgtacatacacacattacgTTAATGAACAGTACGTTTTGTCTgggcttctgattggccccctgttgatTAGGAAAGCTCCCTAAAGCACTTAACAGGGCGTTTTGCGTTTTCATTtggacaaagattttttttaatgtaagttGTGTGGACGGAattatttgaaaaaacaaagtagaaaaatctcattttttttaaaaaatacctgGCTACGTGTGGTCATGGCCTTAGGTAACTACGTCCATTTCAACTTGCTACTCatgttaaaacaaacaacaacaaaaaacaactaacatgcatgtacactgtatgtgtttttcaGAACCCTGAGGAAACACCTTTCTCAGGCTGAGATGAGACGAGCAGCTAGGAAACCCAACATCCCTGTCAGAGTGAAAATTCCTTTGCCACCACGACCAATTCCTGTCCCTGTGCTGCCCTCTAGCACCAGCGAGCCAATTGTACTGGAGGACTAATGACTTTTCTTTTAGGCTGCATCACCTCACATCTCTTAATCTTTATGTcctgctttcttttctctcctttattccccacaaaaaaataaatctgtgcgCTGTCTTCCCCTCccatttattattacttaattttttttcattatctaTTTTTTTGTCATCATTTCTTGTTCACTTTTCCATGTGGTCATTCAAACCTGTGAGCTTTATAAGGAAACAGCCCACAGATGAGCTTATGCGCCCCACATAATTACCTAGCAGCACACGTCAGGCTTTCATCATGGACTTTTGtagtattttatttctgtagtaTAGTTTACCCAGCCCCATCCTCcccctcttccttttttttttttaaatgccgaATATTTTTAACTGTGTAATTTAAATCTGATGATGCGCAACATAAAATGATGGTGATAAAGCACACTTTATTTTTGTCCTCCAAGTCTGTctttatttgtgtaaatattaacatttttcagGAGTGATATCTTTAATGCTGGTGTGGTAAGGGGTGGGTTTTTTGGGGTGGGGGAGATGGGGTTTGGCATGTCTCTTATACgttctttctttgtttaaacaaattCAGTATGTAAGTGCTCCTTTTCTTCACAATTTAGTCAATCTAATGGTTGGAAACCAGTAGTGTTTCTTTTAGTAGCTTTGTTAAATTTACCCTCAATCTGAAGAGATCAACTAGACCACAGGGCGCAGGACGGCATCAATGGGTCGGCTCAATGCCGCAGGACGTTGATCGGTGGATTGAAGTTCAGGGCAACTTTTATTTATGGCCCcattctccttttttttgttttcttgttcaATATGTGATCTCTCATTGAATGCTGATGTTGAAGGCACCTATTTGAAATGTTTTCTAAGTGCAAACGGTGATGGAATGTTGATGGCCCCTTATCAGTGTAGATCAAGGTAAAAGGTGTTAGAATGAAGTGGTGGGAGAGAGCAGGGTAGGCTGCGGTTGGTCAGAGAAAACCCTGTGGCAGCTTCTGgttcttcgggttttttttcctttaaaggtTTTCTTATTAGTAAATGCTTAGTCTTGCAATCAGTTCAGCCTCTGcctcttttttgtttaatttcttgCCGTTTgtacatatttaataaacaaagccATAGAGTTTTAAATTTCCAGTTATGTGTTTGCCAAGAGGGTCAGGACCCAATGTAATCCAGTGACTGACAGACAAAATGGCACTGCCTGTAAGGTAATGTAGTGGATAGATGATGTAGTTAgaaaagcaagagagaaagaaaggacaATTTTCTTTGCCTATgatgtaagattgaaaaataggTTGTAGAATGCTTTGATATTGAATCATGTTCTCATTTATGGTTTcatttgtgacttttttttttttttttcattcactgAGTGAGATTGAGCTCAAACAAAATATTCCCTTGTACATTGTTTTCTTTCTCCCTAGTGTTGGGGTTTTTGTAAGGTTTCTTAAACTGAGCGTGCACTGCAcactaaaatttaaaataaacgtTCACCTGTCCACCGAAATGAGTCGCCAGCTTTATATACAGGAGACTGGTCGTGTCCCAACCCACATATTATTGTACTAAATAAGTCTCCGGTGCCATTATGGCGCAATGAGTATGGCTGTATATGATTTGGGACAAAGACGAGGCCCAATTTAATAATTAGTAGTTTATTGCAATGGGTCTGTATACTTTACTACAtcttaagtttttgttttttttcttttgtggtgATGCTATGGCCTTTTCTAATGTGTTTAttatacattacagtacatgtgtttATTTACTGGCCACTATAATTTACGTTTGAGATGCTCTCACCCTCACATTTTTATCTcctacatctaagcagttgagggttacgGGCCTTGCTTCCGAACTgtggtccaatgccttaaccacggAGCTACCCCAGACCCTcaatttattatgatttatattttataatatatatatatatatatatatatatattattatttacaataattttgTCTAATGCTAATTAAAATTAGGAAAggtttatgccttttttttaaaacaagaaaaaaaaatcaatgaactATTTATAgaacacttttatttataaaggtcTCATTTGCATTAAGGCCAtgaacatacaaacatacagtcAGCAATTTcccaaaaaattatacacacttcagaaaaagaaaaacatattttaatatgaaaTGTATTGCTTATATgtgatatattattatattcatataatttacataataCTATTcttctgaagtgtgtatacgtttttttgtatacacacatacagagtaTGGACCTTTTCTAGAAATATGTTTATACTCGTATAccttaaactgtttttaaataaatacctaAATTGAAAGGAGTTTGGTACTTTCAATcgttcaaaataataataatcactttCTAATAAGAGTGAAGAGCGAACAGTTATAGGGGGCGGGggtgttatttaaaaacataaatccGGATTTCTCCTAATCTGGGTGTGTATGAGCAGTTCACATACTGTAATCACCTGAGACGGCTTTGACCCTCTTCACAGCTCCTCAATCAATTAACAAACACACGGAGGTGTGACGCGGCGATTTCCACAGGACAGCTCGGTGTCAGTGCTGGCTATTTGAAGTCGGCTATTGGGCTGCTGGAAGAATGTTTATTGCGCCGACCGAAGCTGCGGGTGTGAACAAATTCAATCATCACTTCAAATCCTGCAGGGAGGAAACAACAACAGCGGCATTTATTAGCGCAAATTAAATTGCCGGGCCGCCTCGCGCTCTGATTGGTCCGTTCGAACGCAACGGTGACGTTTCCGCGTCGCAGCTGATGCCAGTTTAAAGGGAAGGCGGGAAATCAGAGACGCTTTATAATAACCGGGAGACGCAGCATTCAGTACGTGTGACTTCCCTTGGTTTAAGGTGCAAGCCTCGTCTTTCCTCCTTTATTTATGTAAGCTGTAATCGgctcctttttttgtttacacCCCTGAGGCgccttgttttgttttaaacggGAGCTGAAACGCATTGTGAGGACGCTGTTGTATTTCTTTGGAAAACTCCATAACGCACAATGATGTTCGAGGTAAGCTTGTGTTTCATTCCTTTTCCCTCGTGTGCcaaatttattttctcttaaCTTACTAAAACAGGCTGTTAAACCATAATGTGAAATGTGACTCCTCTTGTTCATGGACTTGATCAGTAGGCCTAgaaatgaaaacattaaaattaaatataatgtatttgACATCTTGCTGTATTAAGGTACTTAAAATGGTGTATTCTAATGGGTGGAAAGAAACTGTAGGCTTTACTTTCCTTGTGAAAGTGTTGTCCTGCtttacattaattacattttttttaatcaccaaATATGATTCTTTGTTTTGACATTAGCTTCACATCACTTTTCCAGATGTGATGTATGAAAACATGGTTTTTACTTGTTTACCAAAATTTTAACGCAAGCAACCTAGATTTAAAggatttgtttcttttccaCAGACCAGCCAAGATGACTTGCTGCTGTTTCCTTCAGAGGGCTGTGATGAAGCATTTCTTCCATCAGAGGGCTTGGCTAGTGGAGGTCAGTCCTTGGCTGAGGCCTTGCTTCCTTTGGTAGAGTCTCCCTCTCCTCCACTCAACCCCTGGCTCTGCTCCACACGCTACAAGACTGAGCTGTGTAGCCGCTATGCAGAGAGTGGTACTTGCAAGTATGCAGAGCGGTGCCAGTTTGCTCATGGCCTTCACGATCTCCATGTGCCCTCCCGCCATCCCAAGTACAAGACGGAGTTGTGCCGATCCTTCCACGCAGCTGGCTACTGCATGTATGGAAGCCGTTGCCTCTTCGTGCACAGCCTAAAGGAGCAAAGGCCAATTCGTCACAGGCGTCGCAATGTGCCCTGCCGCACGTACCGTGCCTTTGGCGTTTGCCCCTTTGGCACACGGTGCCACTTCCTGCATGTTGAAGGTGGCTCAGAGTCAGATTGTACTGAGAAGACCTGGCGCCCACCTTCCCGTTCCAGTGAGTGGAAACCCCGTGGTGCCCTCTGCCGTACCTTCAGTGCTTTCGGCTTCTGCCTGTATGGCACTCGCTGCCGATTCCAGCATGGGCTCCCCAATACAGTAAAGGGCCTTGATTTGAGCCAGGCACCTTGGTCACCACAAGTGCCTGGAAGGGCATTGTCTCCAGCCTCAGATATGCAGTCTTCCTCTCCACCATCTTCAGCCAGCTTATCACCCCAGTCATTGTTGATTTCACCTGCGTTCCCTGATTCTGATCCAGTCACACCCCTGTCTGCCGAAGTGGTTGCCAACAACGCTTTTACCTTCAGCAGCCAGCACCTGAATGACTTGTTGCTGCCTTTGGCCTTCAGGCTCCAACAACTGGAGCAAGCTTCTAATGTAAAGGCTGGCATGCTGGACCAACCACTACTGCCATAATGTTTATAgtctatttttgtaaatatgtctttgattctttttttattattgcatgtttatttttttttaattccctatGTTTTGAGACTTAATTGgtcttaattttttatattttttgtgtggaTGTGATTAGATGGCTTTTAATGCTACTTTGCTTGTCAAGTGTGTCCTGAATTGTGGCAAGTCTGGTAATGAATTAGACTAttgtaaattgtattttaacCCATTGTGTATATTGAAGCCACTGGGACATGGTGTGAATGTCTTATTTAtggatttttaatttaaactgatACTTAAGTTATTTTCATGATAGGCACTGTGTGCATCACTTGATCTTAATAAAACCACTAACCTTGGTTAGTGTTCAGTGAAtcctgtgtttgtgttcagtaCAAGGCATCCTgggcaaactttttttttttttttttttaacttgttgcACTCTACATGTACGTATTCACAATCCTACGAGGAGTAGcgatcatactgtatatgtaagtgATGCTCTAGTACACCCACATCACCTTAATTTATAGTCATTTATTAGCTAGAGTATTGAACAGATCCAAGACCACAGTAAGAAGCTTGGGCATTCTTATTGCGCATGCGCGGACTTTCAACCAATCACATCTGGCGTTAATGATTAAATATGGCGCCCATCAAGCGCTTGAGCCCTATGGATTAGATTAATTTGTCAATTGCACCCAATGTTGGTAAGTTTATTATATGAGCCCTGATTATTAAGACAGGTGGAAAGTCCTGACATGGCTTGCGAAAAGCAGTAAATTTGTTCTCTTTCTTAAAAACTTGAACCACTTTACGTAGCCTTAATCATTTCATTAGCTAGGTAGCTAACAACAATCACCGCTATGTGACGTGATGCTCCACATCGGCACCTTATTTAAGCTGAAAAGCTGAACGTGTTCGCATTTGCACGCTGCTCGCGAAGATGGCTGAGACAAGAGAAGAGCGTCGTTTCGCCGAGGTATCGCGAGACTCTATCAAACTGATGGCGGAGAGCGCCGGGGTCGAGCTGCCGGATGAGTTAGCATCGATGCTCGCTGAAGATGTGTGTTACCGCCTCAGAGAGGCCACACAGGTAAACACCCGGGCACCCTACACATTACACCAGTCCACACTTACTGTTGAACATATCGCCAGTTTAAATACACACGATACTTATAAAAGTCTGAGTTGATGTGAATTTGATGCGTTTTGACATCAGAACAGCTCACAGTTTATGAGACACGCCAAGAGAAGAAAACTGACTGTAGAGGACTTCAACAGAGGACTGCGCTGGAGCAACACTGAGGTAAACTCAAACCCTCATCTGATTCAAGTCCATTTACTTCAACAAAAAAGACAGTGTCTCTGTTGAAGTAATTAAGTCCCAACTCATACAGGAGCAATAAGCAATAAGCACTTACCCACTATGGGGCATTTAGCCTACAATGCATTTTTTCGAAATGTGGGATGAAACAAAGCATAAGGTGAgcatgcagactccatgcactcagagtGGAGGTGAGATTCAACCCCCTGGGTCAGGGTTTGGAGATGCGAAGACTGACCTCTGAGCCAGTATAcccactcatcttctataccgctttatccttagggcacaaggcaaggtacgccctggacagggtgctaatccatcgcagggcacacacacacgcatacaaacactcattcacacaatctGGGCAATTaggaaatgccaattaacctaacctgcatatcttttgaCTGTGGAAGAAACTTGTATGAAAAAACAgaataccagtcaaaagtttggatacacTTTCTAatacaaagtttttttatttttcttgttccATTTTCTACATTCCAAAACActactatgaaataacacaccaAGCATTAAGTAACTAACTAACAACTACAGCAACGGTCACTTgttgttttaagacatgaaCCTCAGCTGCTCTGGaataattcttgcaagaacagtatggACAAGTGCAAAACACATCAAGCAgcatgatgaaactgactctcataaagaccatccaaggaaagcaagaacaaaacttacctctgctgcagaggagatgtTCGTTTAGAGTTATCAGAGATCTATTTAGAGTTAGCAGAGATCACCCAtgaacagcacctcagatcagAGCAATTATGagggctttacagatcataagtagcagacacatctcaatgtCAACTAGTCAAAAGAGGATTGTTTCCTATTgttgatgccttcagcattattttacaatgtagaaagaaataaaagtcagaAACGATGATGGAATTTGAAGATGTGTCCAAATGTTTGATTGGTAGTGCCTCTATCTTGGCAAAGATGGTCTGTGCAatgtgttatggctgatcaaacTGAGATGGATTTTAAGTAGGGGCTTATgatatttcattttttgttcagtgtgcaattataacaaaattttgtaatttatggCTACAATAGCAGCCTCAATTTTAGTGCTACACAATGAATTGCATAGGAATCGAAATCGCGAAAAGGTGCAACTTATTATGCAGAATGTATGCATAGTCAGTAAATCATGTGGACTTTTACCTGAAGTATACTGAACATGATGTATGGACTCAAAAATTCATGCTATAATTGTCCAATTTAATGCTTCATTCATCAgtgcattgtttgttttaaacactAATATGTAAATTActggtgtgtgtggttttggtgACCAGAAAAGGataattttatgctttttgaATATTAATATAAGCAATTCATGTAAATCACTTGCAGACATCATGATGAATGGGAAAACATCAAAGAGACACGAATATTGCAGATGCAAACATTACTTTATGAAGGTCACAAAGGTCATGGCCATGTTGTGAAAGAGTAAAAAGTCATACAAAATGTAGTGATAATCTCAGCCTTGGTAAAgtggcatgtttttttatatttacattttttaaatgtatatttactttttttttttttttttaggttgtttGTGGGTATGGTGCGCAAGATGCCATGCCATTCCGGCCACTGAAAGAGGGTGAGCTTTTCTTTGTTGAGGATCGGGAGGTAAACCTGGTTGAGCTGGCTCTTGCCACCAACATTCCCAAAGGCTGTGCTGAGACGACAGTGCGAGGTACAACATTTTGACTATTCCCAGCCTGAAGAGTATGCAGTAGGATGTTTAGGTTTGTGCTGACTGTTGTGTGTCTTTTTGATAGTGCATGTGTCTTATCTCGATGGAAAAGGAAATCTGGAACCTCAGGGCACAGGTAAAATGCAGTTTTGGTTTTCTTCATAAGATTTTCTGAAGAATGTTTTTACATCTTACAGTCTTAAAGTCAAAGAATAGAGCATGGTTTACTGCTACTAGTAACTGACTGGTCTTTCCTCCTCAGTCCCCAGTGCTGTCCAGTCTCTGTCAGATGACTTACTCAAGTATTACCAGCAGATTACTAGAGCCATATTAGGAGAGGATCCACATCTGATGAGGGTATGAGTTTATTTCGGCAGTGATCACAAGACTGATCAAAACAACCATAGTGCTCTAATTTAAAGCATCAGCtaatctcttcttcttttttttactgaccAGGTTGCTTTAATGGATCTTCAGTCCAACTCCAAGATTGCTGCTCTCTTgccttattttgtttatgtcatTAGTGGGGTATGTGACTTTcctgtttaaatgtatttgctaTAAAGTTTAATAAGAGTGTCTCCCCAGGGCAGAAATTCACACCCACTGATATGTTAAGTGAATTAACTCAATATATATGATGGTGTTTTAATGATCTTTGATAATGTTATTCTGCCCTAATGATTTTCAGTTAGACATTTCCACTTATTAGCTAGAGCAAAAGAATGACCCAGTAGACTGGTcagttttttaatcactgaccCATCATGTACTCCCATTAGGTAAAGTCTGTAAGTCATGATCTGGATCAGCTGAACCGGCTACTGCACATGGTGAAGAGTCTGGTTCAGAACCCGTACCTGTATCTCGGCTCTTATGTACGCAGTCTGGTCTCCAGCGTCATGTACTGCATCCTGGAGCCACTTGCCGCCTCTATTAATCCACTCAATGATCACTGGACCCTGAGGGACTACGCTGCTCTGCTTCTCAGCCACATCTTCTGGTTATATTCTATAATACTACTACGCTAACATTATCCATTTACACATAAAGCCAGCAGTAGTGTTTTCCAATAATAATTTGCTTGAGAGGCCAATTACAGAAACAAAATGCTGTCATTCTGGGATTCAAATATCATCAGGCTAAAGGGTAGTGTCATTTTGGTGCCATGACATCCAATTAAGCTGATGTTGAAGAAGACATCAAAGGGAGTCAGATATTAGttgatatttgtttatataaattataagcGATATCACTATTTTAATAGTTAATTTAGTGGCAGACTTAATATCAGTGGTGTtgattaggcaaaaaaaaatctttctttgaTCTGAACCTGAGTAGaagaaaaatgcagaaaaggcGAGATACATGATTTACTACGATAATGCCACAGCACTTTGTAAGTCTTTATTCTGATTAGCAAGGATGTCTTCATTTAATTTTCTACATTGACACGTCTGATAGTAATGGGCTGAAAGTTACATTACGAGTTTATAAACCAATTACTCATAACATAAAACCACCTCCTTGAGTCATGGCTCTGCAAGGTGCTGTGGTATCTTGAACCAGGACATTAGCAGCGGATCTTTTGGGTTGCGTGGTGTGACTTCCATGGATCTGACTTGTTTATTCGGTAAATCCCATGGGTGCATGATAGGATTGGATCTGGAGAGTTTGTTGGCCAGGGGCATGGCTTTGGGCTCTGGGTGTTTTTGTGCTGAATTGTGTG
This genomic window contains:
- the mta2 gene encoding metastasis-associated protein MTA2 isoform X2, whose protein sequence is MAANMYRVGDYVYFENSSSNPYLIRRIEELNKTANGNVEAKVVCLFRRRDISSNLNTLADSNARDFEEESKQPPVTEQQKHQLKHRELFLSRQFESLPATHIRGKCNVTLLNETDVLTGYLEREDCFFYSLVFDPVQKTLLADQGEIRVGSKYQAEIPDKLAEEDLDNRVQEKLETKVWDPDNQLKDSQIDQFLVVARAVGTFARALDCSSSIRQPSLHMSAAAASRDITLFHAMDTLQKNGYDLAKAMSTLVPQGGPVLCRDEMEEWSASEAMLFEEALEKYGKDFNDIRQDFLPWKSLASVVQFYYMWKTTDRYIQQKRLKAAEADSKLKQVYIPTYTKPNPNQIMAPGNKPGMNGAAGFQKGLCCESCHTAQSPQWYAWGPPNMQCRLCASCWIYWKKYGGLKTPTQLEGATRAGSDAPSRSHMTRQEVQGMSPFTNSAGRAKLLAKNRQTFILQTTKLTRIARRVCQDILQSRRAARRPYASINANAVKAECMIRLPKVAKSTIKNRPVPRPSLVNIVKELAVQAPLKLKAPRGAPTPINRNQANQPRSATALLGKRPFDSNPEETPFSG
- the mta2 gene encoding metastasis-associated protein MTA2 isoform X1 translates to MAANMYRVGDYVYFENSSSNPYLIRRIEELNKTANGNVEAKVVCLFRRRDISSNLNTLADSNARDFEEESKQPPVTEQQKHQLKHRELFLSRQFESLPATHIRGKCNVTLLNETDVLTGYLEREDCFFYSLVFDPVQKTLLADQGEIRVGSKYQAEIPDKLAEEDLDNRVQEKLETKVWDPDNQLKDSQIDQFLVVARAVGTFARALDCSSSIRQPSLHMSAAAASRDITLFHAMDTLQKNGYDLAKAMSTLVPQGGPVLCRDEMEEWSASEAMLFEEALEKYGKDFNDIRQDFLPWKSLASVVQFYYMWKTTDRYIQQKRLKAAEADSKLKQVYIPTYTKPNPNQIMAPGNKPGMNGAAGFQKGLCCESCHTAQSPQWYAWGPPNMQCRLCASCWIYWKKYGGLKTPTQLEGATRAGSDAPSRSHMTRQEVQGMSPFTNSAGRAKLLAKNRQTFILQTTKLTRIARRVCQDILQSRRAARRPYASINANAVKAECMIRLPKVAKSTIKNRPVPRPSLVNIVKELAVQAPLKLKAPRGAPTPINRNQANQPRSATALLGKRPFDSGGGHSFSTNGRPFVSGMRTTAQSVIKRQRVSQADAPNPVVFVATKETRTLRKHLSQAEMRRAARKPNIPVRVKIPLPPRPIPVPVLPSSTSEPIVLED
- the cth1 gene encoding cysteine three histidine 1, which gives rise to MMFETSQDDLLLFPSEGCDEAFLPSEGLASGGQSLAEALLPLVESPSPPLNPWLCSTRYKTELCSRYAESGTCKYAERCQFAHGLHDLHVPSRHPKYKTELCRSFHAAGYCMYGSRCLFVHSLKEQRPIRHRRRNVPCRTYRAFGVCPFGTRCHFLHVEGGSESDCTEKTWRPPSRSSEWKPRGALCRTFSAFGFCLYGTRCRFQHGLPNTVKGLDLSQAPWSPQVPGRALSPASDMQSSSPPSSASLSPQSLLISPAFPDSDPVTPLSAEVVANNAFTFSSQHLNDLLLPLAFRLQQLEQASNVKAGMLDQPLLP